In the genome of Streptomyces aquilus, the window GGAGATGGACATCTTCTGGGCCTACTCGGGCCAGTTCCGCTTCTCCAAGCGCCCCGACGGCAGCCCCGCCCCCTTCGAGCCGCTGGACTACGTCCTCAGGCAGCCGCACCGCTACCCGCTGTTCCACGTCAAGGACGGCGTCAGCGACCCGGCCGACACCTACGGCTACCGCATGACCGACGTCGGCGACGGCGACATCGACTACCAGCGTTTCATCTCCGCCGTGACCCGGCTGCGTGGTGAACGCCTGGCCCACCACTGGCAGGCCGAACACGACCAGCCCACCGAGTCGTTCACCTTCGCCCGCCGGTCCAGCGCGTATCTGCACTCCCTGCGTGACAAGGGCTGCTGACATGAGACAGCCGACGCCCGCCGCACCTCGGTGCGGCGGGCGTCGGGCCGCTCGCCCCCTCACGCCTCGTGAGCTCAGTGTCGTCGTATGGTCAACCTTCTACAGACGGGCTACTCTCAGTTCTTCGTCATGTTTGGTGTAATTGGGATCAACTCGCCCCGTACTCAAGGCACTTGAGTGGTGGGCCGGATGGTCGGTGCGGGAAAGGCGCCACGCGAAGGGTCACGATTCTGCCGACTGCAAGGGGTCACGTTGTCTGAAATGATCTTTGGCTTCGACGGGGACGAGCAAACGGTCGCGGACAATGCGCAGAGCCTGACAGCCTGGTTCCGTGACACTGAAAACCTGGCTCGCGCGGACATCAACAGAGTCTCTCGGCCGCCCTCTGACGGGCGACAGGGCGCCGTTGACGAGGCGGTACGCGTGCTCGCCGAATCGGGGCCGGTATTGTCCGCCGCTCTGACCGCTTACTGCAACTGGTTGCTGCAGCGGGTGAAGACACGAAACGTGGCCGTAAGGATCACATGCCCCAACGGCGTCGAGATCACCGGTACGGCTCGGTCCGAGGCGGATGTTCCGCGGGTCAAGGCGAAGATCTTGCGGGACTGCGGGGTGTGAGGGGAATGGGATGAGCCTGTCATGGCCTACGCGTCCGATCGACCGGGAAAACTCCTGGGCGGTCCTGGTGGGCACGTCTGAGCAGGTGCACCCGAGTAACCTGCCCGCCATTCCCCAGGCAGCGTCCAGCCTCGAAGATCTCGCACGGGCGCTGACCGGCTCCCAGGGGCTGTTCGACGAGGAACACGTCCTGCCCGTCGGCAACCCCAAGAGCACAGAGGAGGTCCTCGGCGCGCTCGACCGCATCGCGGGTGAGAAGCCGGACGTCGTCCTCTTCTACTACGTGGGGCATGGCATGCAGGCCTCGCTCGCCGGTGACGGGAGCGGGCGTACCGAACTGTTCCTCGCTCTTGCCGGATCGATAGACGAGCGGAATGAGGCGGTCCGTACGGGGCTGCCGATCAGCTCCGTTTTCAGTCGTCTGCACTACTTGAGGGCCAAGCAGTCCGTAGCCGTGCTCGACTGCTGCTTCGCCAGTCGGGCCCTGGACGATCCGAGCGTCGGTGACGTCCATGTCCTGTGCGCGACGGGCAAGACAACTCCCGCACTTTACGAGCTGACAGACCGGCATACCGGCTTCACGGGCAGTCTCTTGCGCATCCTGGACAAGGGCATTCCGGACGGCCCGCAGTACCTGGACCTGCAGACGGTGTTCCACTATCTGTCGGTGATCCTTCCGACAACGTTCTGCGCCGCGTCCCAAGAGCCGAACGGCGGTCTTCCCCGCCCTCGGCAGCGCACCACGGATCACCGGGGCAGCCTGGCACTGGCTCGCAACGCCGCGTTCGGGACCGCCCTCACGCCGGAAGGTCTCGCCGCGCGTGCGGAGTTCGCTCGCCGGGTTGCCTCCCTCGGTAATGATCCGCTCATCGAGACAGGCGATCAGCGCATGCTGCTGGCGCACGCGGCTGATCTCTTCGAGGAGATCGCGAAGGACACGGGTGTTGTGCATACGTCCTGAATCCAGTTGCGTCACGCAACCGTCGCTGTGACCTCAGCCAGGCCCCCCGTAGTCCGAGGGGGGCCTGGCTGAGCATTCCGCGTCGTGCCGTCAGCTCGTCGGCTGTGGCTGCGGGGGCCGGGAGACCGCTGTGCTCCGGCCCGGCTGCCGCAGCAGCAGGGCGAGCACCGCCGCCACCATGGAGACGGCACCGGCCAGTGCGTACGCCCCGTCGTAGCCCCAGGCCGCGACGACCATGGAGCCGAGGCCGCCGCCGAACAGGCCGCTGATCAGCTTGCCGCTGTACACCAGGCCGTAGTTGGTGGCGTTGAAGTTCTCCCCGAAGTAGTCCGGCGTCAGCGCCGCGAAGAGCGGGTAGAAGGCGCCGCCGCCGAAGCCGGAGAGGAACGCGAAGAACAGGAACAGCGACTCGCTCCTGATGTCGCCCGCCCAGATCACGCCGAACTGGGCCAGGCCCAGCACGACGATCACGAACACCAGGGCCTGCTTGCGGCCCCACTTGTCGGAAAGCCAGCCCACGACTCCGCGGCCGATACCGTTGATGACCGCCATGACACCCATCGAGGACGCCGCCACCAGCGGGCCGAAGCCCACCTCCTTCGCGTAGTCGACCTGGAAGGAGATGCCGAAGATCGACACTCCCGCGGTCATCACGATGAGGACCCACATCAGGGGGAGCATGCCGGTCCTGATGGCCTCCTTGGGCGCGTACTGCCGTGCCGCCGGAGGGTTCTTGGCGAGACTCGTCGCGTTCTTCCCGTTGCCCGCGTACGTCAACGGGTCGATGTCCGCGGGCCACCAGTTCTTCGGCGGGTCCTTGAAGAAGAAGGCGCTTCCGAAGACCACGATCATGATGTAGCAGCCGATCAGGTCCAGGACCCGGTGGTAGTTCGCGGTGTCGAAGCCGTAGTTGAAGATGAAGATGAACGGCAGCGACCCGTACGCGAAGCCGCCGTTGACGAACCCCGTCTTCGCTCCCCGGCGTTCGGGGAACCACTTGCCGACCATGTTGATGCAGGTCGCGTAGACGAGCCCGGCGCCGATGCCCCCGACGACGCCGAAGCCCAGGATCGCCAGCCAGACGTTGCTCAGGTGCGACAGGGCGAGGAACCCGACCAGACACAGTCCTGAGCCGACGTACATGGCCTTGCGCGCCGTCAGCAGGCCCTTCTCCCGCAGCCAGCCCGCCGGGAAGGCGACGCCGGCCTGGAAGAAGATCCAGACGCTGAGGATCCAGAAGGTGTTGCTCTGCGTCCAGCCGTGGGCGTGGGACAGGGTGTCCTCCGCCGAGCCGTACGCGTACTCGAAGACACTGATGGCCATCATGGCGATCCACGGCAGATACACCATGAGCTTGCGGGAGTGACCGAGGATGTCCCGGTCGGTCTCACCGACACGGAAGACACGTCCGTGCGCGTCGGTCACTTCTCGGTAGGGACGGTGTGCGGCGTCGGGGGAGGTGGTCGAGTTGTTCGATGCGATGGGGTCCGCCGTCATTGCTGGGCAATTCCTCCGTGTCAGGCCGGGGTTGTCAGGCCATTTCCTCGCCGAGCGGCTGGGGGTTGGGGGCGATGCCGCGGCTGGTCCTCGGTGTGCCGGGCGCCTTCAGGAACACGGCGAGCACGGCGGAGCACAGGCCGATGGAGCCGGCCAGCACGAACGCGCCCTCGTAGTCCCATGCGTCGACGACGACCGCACCCATTCCGGAGCCCACGAGACCGGAGATGAGCTTCGAGCTGTAGACCATGCCGTAGTTCGAGGCGTTGTTGTTCTCACCGAAGTAGTCCGCCGTCATGGCCGCGAACAGCGGGAAGATCGCGCCGCCGCCGAAGCCGGAGACCATGGAGCAGAACA includes:
- a CDS encoding caspase, EACC1-associated type; protein product: MSLSWPTRPIDRENSWAVLVGTSEQVHPSNLPAIPQAASSLEDLARALTGSQGLFDEEHVLPVGNPKSTEEVLGALDRIAGEKPDVVLFYYVGHGMQASLAGDGSGRTELFLALAGSIDERNEAVRTGLPISSVFSRLHYLRAKQSVAVLDCCFASRALDDPSVGDVHVLCATGKTTPALYELTDRHTGFTGSLLRILDKGIPDGPQYLDLQTVFHYLSVILPTTFCAASQEPNGGLPRPRQRTTDHRGSLALARNAAFGTALTPEGLAARAEFARRVASLGNDPLIETGDQRMLLAHAADLFEEIAKDTGVVHTS
- a CDS encoding OFA family MFS transporter, with amino-acid sequence MTADPIASNNSTTSPDAAHRPYREVTDAHGRVFRVGETDRDILGHSRKLMVYLPWIAMMAISVFEYAYGSAEDTLSHAHGWTQSNTFWILSVWIFFQAGVAFPAGWLREKGLLTARKAMYVGSGLCLVGFLALSHLSNVWLAILGFGVVGGIGAGLVYATCINMVGKWFPERRGAKTGFVNGGFAYGSLPFIFIFNYGFDTANYHRVLDLIGCYIMIVVFGSAFFFKDPPKNWWPADIDPLTYAGNGKNATSLAKNPPAARQYAPKEAIRTGMLPLMWVLIVMTAGVSIFGISFQVDYAKEVGFGPLVAASSMGVMAVINGIGRGVVGWLSDKWGRKQALVFVIVVLGLAQFGVIWAGDIRSESLFLFFAFLSGFGGGAFYPLFAALTPDYFGENFNATNYGLVYSGKLISGLFGGGLGSMVVAAWGYDGAYALAGAVSMVAAVLALLLRQPGRSTAVSRPPQPQPTS
- a CDS encoding effector-associated constant component EACC1; the protein is MIFGFDGDEQTVADNAQSLTAWFRDTENLARADINRVSRPPSDGRQGAVDEAVRVLAESGPVLSAALTAYCNWLLQRVKTRNVAVRITCPNGVEITGTARSEADVPRVKAKILRDCGV